A window of the Dictyostelium discoideum AX4 chromosome 4 chromosome, whole genome shotgun sequence genome harbors these coding sequences:
- the sumo gene encoding hypothetical protein (small ubiquitin-like protein) gives MENTKEEPGVNGEAPVKDEHINLKVKNQGGGEVFFKIKRSTPLKKLMEAYCQRQGLNYASCRFLFDGVRVKEDATPNQLGMENEDVLDCALMQTGGSF, from the exons ATGGAAAATACCAAAGAAGAACCAGGAGTTAACGGTGAAGCTCCAGTAAAGGATGAACACATCAATCTTAAAGTTAAAAACCAA GGCGGTGGTGAagtatttttcaaaatcaagaGATCAACAcctttaaagaaattaatggaAG cATATTGTCAAAGACAAGGTCTTAACTATGCAAGTTGTCGTTTCTTATTTGATGGTGTTCGTGTCAAAGAAGACGCCACACCAAATCAATTAGGTATGGAGAATGAAGATGTTTTAGATTGTGCATTAATGCAAACTGGTGGTTCTTTCTAA
- the alyL gene encoding amy family lysozyme-like protein: MRLLLVLLALIFSVVSAQQNTCAQLCKDNKDMCCSLSKNSEYLLTTHNKEEKTQSCGDKFNSEDYYVAGSNRFGCGNSVTICKVQSDDSKIEITPNRRFGHHGGGVAGSIANAASSISSVANSVSSMTNSVSSLANSVSSLAGSMSSSGSSSSSGSSGSSSSSSGSSGGGSSGGGSGGGGGGSGLVVGKERRFGKHGGGGIAGSMNSAATSLSSLASDVSSVASVVSSLSSSSSADAGSSGAQGSGSTSGDGNAPPGSTGGTGGSSGSSGGGSGGGGGGSGLVVGERKFGHHGGGGVAGSIANAASSIASVANSVSSMTNSVSSLANSVSSLAGSMSSSGSSSSSGSSGSSSSSSSSGSSGGSSGGGSSGGGSGGGGGGSGLVVGERKFGHHGGGGVAGSIANAASSIASVANSVSSMTNSVSSLANSVSSLAGSSSSSGSSGSSSSSSSSGSSGGSSGGSSGGGGGSGELLSQNQVFATCVRVISTNVGPNVDIEDKIGKPIMDASTKVCEDLFGSPYCQWTDNHIVTAVSSKLDDGFPTQGAFNVTRSQYGYIMENGHYLNNKGNSVRIN; this comes from the exons ATGAGACTCCTTTTAGTACTATTGGCACTAATTTTTAGTGTTGTTAGTGCTCAACAAAATACTTGCGCACAATTATGCAAAGATAATAAAGAC atgTGTTgttcattatcaaaaaatagtgaatatttattaacaaCACACAACAAAGAAGAAAAAACTCAATCATGTGGCGATAAATTCAATTCAGAAGATTATTATGTAGCAGGATCAAACCGTTTTGGTTGTGGTAACTCTGTTACCATTTGTAAGGTACAATCAGATGACTCAAAGATTGAAATTACTCCAAATCGTAGATTTGGTCATCATGGTGGTGGCGTTGCTGGCTCAATTGCCAATGCCGCTTCATCAATTTCTTCAGTTGCAAATTCAGTCTCATCAATGACTAATTCAGTTTCATCATTAGCAAATTCAGTTTCATCATTAGCTGGTTCAATGTCATCATCaggttcatcatcatcatcaggtTCATCaggttcatcatcatcatcatcaggtTCATCAGGTGGTGGTTCATCAGGTGGTGGTTCAGGTggcggtggtggtggttcagGTTTAGTTGTTGGTAAAGAACGTAGATTTGGTAAacatggtggtggtggtattgcAGGTTCAATGAATTCAGCTGCAACctctttatcatcattagCATCAGATGTTTCTTCAGTTGCATCTGTTGTATCATCACTTTCAAGTTCATCATCAGCTGATGCTGGTTCATCAGGTGCCCAAGGTAGTGGTTCAACCAGTGGTGATGGTAATGCTCCACCAGGTTCAACTGGTGGTACAGGTGGTTCATCTGGTTCATCAGGTGGTGGTTCTGGTggcggtggtggtggttctGGATTAGTTGTTGGAGAACGTAAATTTGGTCATCacggtggtggtggtgttgctGGTTCAATTGCCAACGCCGCTTCATCAATTGCCTCTGTTGCAAATTCAGTCTCATCAATGACAAATTCAGTTTCATCATTAGCTAACTCAGTTTCATCATTAGCTGGTTCAATGTCATCTTCAGGTTCATCAAGTTCATCAGGTTCATCaggttcatcatcatcatcttcatcttcaggTTCATCAGGTGGTAGCTCAGGTGGTGGTTCATCAGGTGGTGGTTCAGGTGGTGGCGGTGGTGGTTCTGGATTAGTTGTTGGAGAACGTAAATTTGGTCATCacggtggtggtggtgttgctGGTTCAATCGCTAATGCCGCTTCATCAATTGCCTCTGTTGCAAATTCAGTCTCATCAATGACCAATTCAGTTTCATCATTAGCTAACTCAGTTTCATCATTAGCtggttcatcatcatcatcaggtTCATCaggttcatcatcatcatcatcatcatcaggtTCATCAGGTGGTTCATCAGGTGGTTCATCAGGTGGCGGTGGTGGTTCAggtgaattattatcacAAAACCAAGTTTTCGCTACTTGTGTTAGAGTTATTTCAACCAAtgt tggACCAAATGTTGATATTGAAGATAAAATTGGTAAACCAATTATGGATGCATCAACAAAAGTTTGCGAGGATCTCTTTGGATCACCATATTGTCAATGGACCGATAACCATATTGTTACTGCTGTTTCAAGCAAATTAGATGATGGTTTCCCAACTCAAGGTGCATTCAATGTTACTCGTTCTCAATACGGTTACATCATGGAAAATGgccattatttaaataataaaggaAACTCTgttagaattaattaa
- the anapc6 gene encoding TPR repeat-containing protein: MADNLYDSSIIEKQLKEKIENALSIHSYPTAIFFSDKLLNLVTIHSKEYVKILYILCDALYLDRQFQRSSYLIQKYLNAIEEIDKKGEDYQYIDDIHSHHHNQQQNIFYKRIKKEKEDEQYTNTILKLKYLAAKCKIETNEFDQCLQILNKDNDSSENMDDENNNINNNNNKIKKENEINNDNCDDDDDDDDDDDDDDDDEKDSNQLLKFYTNSKSNKSKDISENNSNNENTTKESINKNNTDSSSIDNKNNNKNNNNNNNNNNNNNNNNNNNNNNNNNNNNNNNNNNNNNNFNKETLIIRSSISCLKGKCYESMDNLKKAKFWYIKALLTDYNCFEAFESLTKNHLLTYQEEISLLEKLKFSSDDSWIKEIYSLSLKKYDSPKFTFNYKYLELYDSLNHQNSNNNTFGANNNNNNNNNNNNNNNNNNNNNSNNDISTEDLISVKTLSSSSSSPSKKQENNNLITINEIRKKLIECNDIQTWISEYYFYRHQFQESYSITKRILKQDKYYSNQICLMVNISSMFELQLTNELYFTCHQLVDSFTSSLNNGSHGGSHGGGGGGSHGGSSGNGGAISWYGVACYYHLIQNSDQTQRFFTKSTTLDSRMGASWLGFGHFFASKGEHDQAMAAYRTSSRLLTGCHLPLLCIGMELIRVHNLNLASQYILQAKDICPYDPMIFNELGIIEYKNSQYNEAIKLFETALEICKIKSKASSSSSSSSNYHNLNLSNISFSGVGSSGIGNNNNNNNNRRTTTTTTTTSNNQKKNSSNNKTMIAYLESWEPTIYNLAHCYRKLRKFELALHYYTMSLSLLPNNPSTYSALGFTHHLQGNFDEAIDYYHQSLSIRDDTFTNVLLHKALSLSILQYD, encoded by the exons ATGGCTGATAATTTATATGATTCATCGATTATCGAAAAGCAACTCAAAGAAAAGATTGAAAATGCGTTATCAATTCATTCTTACCCCACAGCAATATTCTTTTCCGATAAGTTATTAAACTTAGTAACAATTCATTCTAAag aatatgttaaaattttatatattttatgtGATGCACTTTACCTGGATAGACAATTTCAAAGATCAtcatatttaattcaaaagtatttaaatgccattgaagaaattgataaaaaggGTGAAGATTATCAATACATTGATGATATTCATAGTCACCAtcataatcaacaacaaaacattttttataaaagaattaaaaaggAGAAAGAAGATGAACAATatacaaatacaattttaaaattgaaatatttagcAGCAAAATGTAAAATTGAAACAAACGAATTTGATCAAtgtttacaaattttaaataaagataatgattCTAGTGAAAATAtggatgatgaaaataataatattaataataataataataaaataaaaaaagagaatgaaATCAATAATGACAATtgcgatgatgatgatgatgatgatgatgatgatgatgatgatgatgacgatgaaaaagattcaaatcaattattaaaattctaTACCAAtagtaaatcaaataaatcaaaagatatttctgaaaataatagtaataatgaaaatactactaaagaatcaataaataaaaacaatacaGATAGTTCCtctattgataataaaaataataataaaaataataacaataataataataataataataataataataataataataataataataataataataataataataataataataataataataataataataataataataattttaataaagaaacaTTAATTATTAGATCAAGTATATCGTGTTTAAAAGGAAAGTGTTATGAATCAATggataatttaaagaaagcTAAATTTTGGTATATTAAAGCCCTATTAACAgattataattgttttgaagcatttgaatctttaactaaaaatcatttattaacaTATCAAGAAGAGATTTCCTTattagagaaattaaaattctcAAGTGATGATTCATggattaaagaaatttattcactttctttaaaaaag TATGACAGTCCTAAATTTACattcaattataaatatttagaaCTATATGATTCTTTAAATCAccaaaatagtaataacaacacATTTGgtgctaataataataataataataataataataataataataataataataataataataataataatagtaataatgatatatCAACAGAAGATTTAATTAGTGTAaaaacattatcatcatcatcatcatcaccatcaaagaaacaagaaaataataatttaataacaattaatgaaattagaaagaaattaattgaatgtaATGATATACAAACATGGATATcagaatattatttttatagacACCAATTTCAAGAGAGTTATTCAATTACAAAgagaattttaaaacaagatAAATATTATTCTAATCAAATTTGTTTGATGGTAAATATCTCATCAATGTTTGAATTACAATTAACTAATGAACTTTATTTCACCTGTCATCAATTAGTTGATAGTTTTACTTCATCATTGAATAATGGTTCACATGGTGGTTCACATggcggtggtggtggtggttcacATGGcggtagtagtggtaatggtggtgcTATCTCTTGGTATGGCGTAGCatgttattatcatttaattcaaaattcagATCAAACTCAAAGATTCTTTACGAAATCAACAACATTAGATAGTAGAATGGGTGCATCTTGGTTAGGATTTGGACATTTCTTTGCAAGTAAAGGTGAACATGATCAAGCTATGGCTGCTTATAGAACTTCTTCAAGATTATTAACAGGTTGTCATTTACCACTATTATGTATTGGTATGGAATTGATTAGAGtacataatttaaatttagcaTCACAATATATCTTACAAGCCAAAGATATCTGTCCTTATGATCCAATGATTTTCAATGAATTGGGTATCATTGAATATAAGAATTCACAATATAATGAAgctattaaattatttgaaactgCTTTagaaatttgtaaaattaaaagtaaagcctcctcttcttcttcatcatcttcaaattatcataatttaaatttatcaaatattagTTTTAGTGGCGTAGGTAGTAGTGGTATtggcaataataataataataataataatagaagaaccactaccactacaacaactacttcaaataatcaaaagaagaatagtagtaataataaaactatgATAGCATATTTAGAATCATGGGAACcaacaatttataatttagcCCATTGTTATAGAAAATTAAGAAAGTTTGAATTAGCATTACACTATTATACAAtgtcattatcattattaccaaataatcCTTCCACTTATAGTGCTTTGGGTTTCACTCATCACCTTCAAGGTAATTTCGACGAAGCAATCGATTACTATCATCAAAGTTTATCAATTAGGGATGATACTTTTACAAATGTACTTTTACATAAAGCTTTATCTTTATCTATTTTACAATATgattaa
- the gpaE gene encoding G-protein subunit alpha 5 yields the protein MGCILTIEAKKSRDIDYQLRKEEGSKNETKLLLLGPGESGKSTIFKQMKIIQDDGGFSIDERLEYRYIIYGNCISQMKVLVTAAISQDLKPNNPDNETRFEKFSKISPGGNSWTLEIAEDIKQLWSDDSIQNIYRMKDKFYQLNDSAAYFFDNIGRFANENYVPTQDDVLRSRVRTTGIQEAHFKFINIEFRMLDVGGQRSERRKWIHCFDSVTAVIFCVALSEYDQTLREEESQNRMKESLMLFDEIVNSHWFRNTAFIIFFNKVDLFREKIAKIDLGDYFPAYTGGLSFDNSTQFIKKMFLDLSTGNQRIFAHFTCAIDTANIQFVFHAVRETLLKNIFNTIINY from the exons ATGGGTTGTATATTAACAATTGAAGCAAAGAAATCAAGAGATATCGACTATCAATTAAGAAAAGAAGAAGGAAGTAAAAATGAAACCAAATTACTTTTATTGGGACCTGGTGAATCAGGTAAATCAACTATATTTAAACAAATGAAGATTATTCAAGACGATGGTGGTTTCTCAATAGACGAAAGATTAGAATAcagatatattatttatggTAATTGCATAAGCCAAATGAAAGTTTTGGTAACTGCTGCTATCTCTCAAGatttaaaaccaaataatCCTGATAATGAG aCTAGATTTGAAAAGTTTTCAAAGATTTCACCAGGTGGCAACTCTTGGACATTAGAGATTGCAGAagatattaaacaattatgGAGCGATGATAGTATACAAAATATTTATAGAATGAAAgataaattttatcaattaaatgattctGCAGCATA cttttttgataatattggtAGATTtgcaaatgaaaattatgtACCAACACAAGATGATGTATTAAGATCAAGAGTACGTACAACTGGTATTCAAGAAGCAcactttaaattcattaatataGAATTTAGAATGTTAGATGTTGGTGGACAAAGATCAGAAAGAAGAAAATGGATTCATTGTTTTGATTCAGTTACAGCAGTTATATTTTGCGTTGCTTTGAGCGAATATGATCAAACATTACGTGAAGAAGAATCTCAAAATAGAATGAAGGAATCGTTAATGTTATTCGATGAAATTGTTAATAGTCATTGGTTTAGAAATACAGCattcattatattttttaataaagtcGATCTTTTCCGTGAGAAAATCGCAAAGATTGATTTAGGTGATTATTTCCCCGCTTATACTGGTGgtttatcatttgataacTCTACTCAatttataaagaaaatgTTTTTAGACCTTTCAACTGGAAATCAAAGAATCTTTGCTCATTTCACTTGTGCAATTGATACTGCAAATATTCAATTTGTATTTCATGCTGTTAGAGaaactttattaaaaaatatctttaatacaatcataaattattaa
- a CDS encoding alpha/beta hydrolase fold-1 domain-containing protein encodes MNTNNNFSNGEEVSIHIGTGIDIAAKAWGPKESSQKMLALHGWLDNANTFDFIAPILAEKGIRIIAIDFIGHGLSPHKPSWCNLYYTDYITQVLDVAEALQWKTFSIMGHSMGAGIASIVAASMPHLVERIICLDFIGILSKEQDQIKAIQFAMQTRTTINNRKPHLYNNKQAIFDKLKANNPWIKDEAGQRLLDRSIESVISPTTGEQCYKLRHDPRLVGPSIFIMREAEVLLMLDEIQCPVLLIWGTTSSQQFQIKKNWTQIMEGRMSHIKNLKQLVVPGSHHFHMENTSAFSQDILEFMFEEKDLSFTPSSTTQQQQQQQQSAENKKGDNHNQIAEQDLSTSNTSSPIISKPKPNL; translated from the exons atgaatacaaataataatttttcaaatgggGAAGAAGTGTCAATCCATATTGGAACTGGTATAGATATTGCAGCAAAAGCATGGGGTCCAAAAGAGAGTTCACAAAAAATGCTTGCTTTACATGGTTGGTTGGATAATGCAAATACATTTGATTTCATTGCTCCAATTCTCGCTGAAAAAGGTATTAGAATAATA gcaattgattttattggaCATGGATTATCACCACATAAACCAAGTTGGtgtaatttatattatacaGATTATATTACTCAAGTATTAGATGTTGCCGAAGCATTACAATGGAAAACCTTTTCAATAATGGGACATAGTATGGGTGCTGGTATAGCATCAATTGTTGCAGCAAGTATGCCACATTTAGTTGAACGTATCATTTGTTTAGATTTCATTGGTATACTTTCAAAAGAACAAGATCAAATCAAAGCAATTCAATTCGCAATGCAAACTCGTACAACTATAAACAATAGAAAACCACATCTTTACAATAATAAACAAGCCATATTCGATAAATTAAAAGCAAACAATCCTTGGATTAAAGATGAAGCTGGTCAAAGATTATTAGATAGATCAATTGAATCTGTTATCTCTCCAACTACTGGTGAGCAATGTTATAAACTTAGACATGATCCACGTTTAGTTG gaccatcaatttttattatgcGTGAAGCAGAAGTTTTATTAATGTTGGATGAAATTCAATGTCCAGTTTTATTGATTTGGGGTACGACATCATCTCAACAATtccaaattaaaaagaattggaCACAAATCATGGAAGGTAGAATGTCAcatataaagaatttaaaacaattggtTGTACCAGGTTCTCATCATTTCCATATGGAAAATACTTCTGCATTCTCTCAAgatattttagaatttatgTTTGAAGAAAAGGATCTCTCTTTTacaccatcatcaactactcagcagcaacaacaacagcaacaatcagctgaaaataaaaagggTGATAATCATAATCAAATAGCTGAACAAGATTTATCAACTTCAAATACTTCTTCaccaattatttcaaaaccaaaacccaatttgtaa
- the aifD gene encoding hypothetical protein — MIALLLLQIIFFVGYYVMSITFGLFKIFLTLLKFKNLAISTLCNRIPIEDRKKVVIVGGGFSGSIVAQKLENDYQVTLIDTKDFFEFTPSILRTIVEPQHVKKIQILHSHYLKHTNVIQKEVLGVQSREVILDDRSVEFDYLVINSGSSYNSPFKESSVVSSARANTLRENYYHIRKLKRILIIGGGIVGVELAAEIVDHFKGKEVTIVHSQSKLMNRFPKKTIRYTEEFLQKRGVKLIYNERVVAHRGQTFITDQGSEIIAEQAFLCTGIAPNSNFIKNSYPDAISENGYIKANDQLQMAGTTFYRNIFVSGDVLHVREEKLAQTAECTASIVVNNINAMESRCEHKMQSYKPFAKPVLISLGKYSAIFVYKDYSITGFLPALLKQAVEFKTMVRY, encoded by the exons atgattgcactattattattacaaataatattcttTGTAGGGTATTATGTTATGAGTATTACATTTggactttttaaaatattcttaacattattgaaatttaaaaatttagcaATTTCAACATTATGTAATAGA ataccAATTGAAGATAGAAAAaaagttgtaattgttggagGTGGATTTTCAGGTAGTATTGTAGCACAAAAATTAGAGAATGATTATCAAGTTACATTAATTGATACAAAGGATTTCTTTGAATTTACACCAAGTATACTTAGAACCATTGTTGAACCACAACATGTTAAAAAGATTCAAATTTTACATTCACATTATTTAAAGCATACAAATGTAATTCAAAAGGAAGTATTGGGTGTACAATCTAGAGAGGTGATTTTAGATGATAGGTCAGTTGAGTTTGACTATTTAGTGATAAACTCTGGCTCAAGTTATAATTCACCATTTAAAGAATCAAGTGTTGTCTCATCAGCACGTGCAAATACATTACGTGAAAATTATTACCACATTAGAAAGTTGAAGAGAATTTTAAtcattggtggtggtatcgTTGGAGTGGAGTTGGCCGCAGAGATAGTGGACCATTTCAAAGGCAAGGAAGTGACAATCGTGCATTCACAATCGAAATTAATGAACAGGTTCCCCAAGAAGACAATACGTTACACTGAGGAATTCTTACAAAAGCGTGGtgttaaattgatttataatgAACGTGTTGTGGCTCATAGGGGTCAAACATTCATAACCGATCAGGGTAGTGAGATCATTGCTGAGCAAGCGTTCCTTTGTACTGGTATCgcaccaaattcaaatttcattaaaaacaGCTACCCCGATGCCATCTCTGAGAATGGTTACATCAAAGCTAACGACCAACTCCAGATGGCCGGCACTACATTCTATCGTAATATCTTTGTGTCTGGTGACGTCTTACATGTACGTGAAGAGAAGTTAGCCCAAACTGCTGAATGCACAGCTTCAATAGTGGTCAATAATATCAATGCAATGGAAAGTCGTTGTGAACATAAAATGCAATCTTATAAACCTTTTGCAAAACCTGTTTTAATAAGTCTTGGAAAATATTCTGCTATCTTTGTTTATAAAGATTACTCAATAACTGGTTTCTTACCAGCTTTATTAAAACAAGctgttgaatttaaaacaatggttagatattaa